In Silene latifolia isolate original U9 population chromosome X, ASM4854445v1, whole genome shotgun sequence, the following proteins share a genomic window:
- the LOC141618960 gene encoding uncharacterized protein LOC141618960, with the protein MMKVKIGEEGVCYDTKRKHDDISREGGAPFYSYMTSEEFADSEKEIEELLSHPPGWDDPNTYKKQSEEICEECFPIIQINFPEMSDYELVESMDASIFLTWSCFAHLNFKAKRKGAADSTI; encoded by the exons ATGATGAAGGTGAAAATTGGAGAGGAGGGAGTTTGCTATGATACTAAACGCAAGCACGACGATATTTCACG GGAGGGCGGTGCACCATTTTATTCGTATATGACCTCTGAAGAGTTTGCAGATAGTGAGAAAGAAATCGAGGAACTCTTGTC GCATCCGCCTGGCTGGGATGATCCTAACACTTACAAGAAACAGAGTGAAGAAATTTGTGAGGAATGTTTCCCAATAATCCAGATAAACTTCCCTGAG ATGTCCGATTATGAACTGGTGGAGTCGATGGATGCGTCTATTTTTCTCACTTGGAGTTGTTTTGCTCATTTGAACTTTAAAGCTAAGCGGAAAGGTGCTGCAGATTCCACTATATGA
- the LOC141620951 gene encoding putative mitochondrial protein AtMg00310: protein MAATPIPLGICRKIDSLISAFWWRKDLKRHSIHRLARDFLHQPRQSGGLGIKNVHLLSQSSLLKNLWRIHLNPTGLLAKYLVPKYRKDLPFPSTKSQVSQPSFLWSGICQAARSCSPAFAWKIGNGRLINLFTSSWVNGEIPSPQCAKDIIGMEPPSLDIDDFLYWKFTEDGVYMVKSGYSISDLLTSSGDWNPLMVFRYFQPQCAEDIIAMEPPSLDIDDFLYWKFTEDAVYMVKS from the exons ATGGCTGCTACTCCTATCCCTCTTGGTATTTGCAGGAAGATCGATTCTTTGATTTCTGCTTTTTGGTGGAGAAAAGACCTGAAACGGCACTCAATTCACCGGCTTGCTCGGGATTTTCTTCATCAACCTCGACAGAGCGGCGGTCTTGGCATAAAAAATGTTCACCTTCTCAGTCAGTCTTCTCTTTTGAAGAACCTTTGGCGCATCCACCTCAATCCTACTGGTTTGCTAGCTAAGTATTTGGTCCCTAAATATAGGAAGGATCTTCCTTTCCCGAGTACTAAATCACAAGTTTCACAACCGTCGTTTTTGTGGTCGGGCATTTGCCAGGCTGCTAGGTCTTGCTCGCCTGCTTTTGCCTGGAAGATTGGTAATGGTCGTTTGATCAATCTATTCACCAGCAGTTGGGTTAATGGAGAAATTCCCTCT CCACAGTGTGCTAAAGATATCATCGGTATGGAGCCACCAAGTCTGGATATTGACGATTTCCTTTATTGGAAGTTTACAGAAGACGGCGTTTACATGGTCAAGTCCGGATACTCTATTTCGGATCTCCTCACTTCATCTGGTGATTGGAATCCTCTTATGGTGTTCCGCTACTTTCAGCCACAGTGTGCTGAAGATATCATAGCTATGGAGCCACCAAGTCTGGATATTGACGACTTCCTTTATTGGAAGTTTACAGAAGATGCCGTTTACATGGTCAAGTCCTGA
- the LOC141620952 gene encoding ABC transporter B family member 20-like, which yields MTISLQEEVYTKEDLCEQCVGEIGPEEVLVLSNFSLKVGGGQTVAVVGVSGSGKSTIISLIQRFYDPVAGQVFLDGRDLKQFNLRWLRSHLGLVQQEPVIFSTTIRENIIYARHNASEAEMKEAARIANAHHFISSLPHGYDTHVGMRGVDLTPGQKQRIAIARVVLKNAPILLLDEASSAIESESSRVVQEALDTLIMGNKTTILIAHRAAMMRHVDNIVVLNGGRIVEEGTHDTLAAKNGLYVRLMQPHFAKGL from the exons ATGACAATTAGCTTACAAG AGGAAGTATACACAAAGGAAGATTTATGTGAGCAATGTGTTGGCGAAATTGGACCCGAAGAAGTTTTGGTGCTGAGCAATTTCAGTTTGAAAGTCGGCGGTGGTCAAACTGTCGCTGTCGTGGGAGTTTCGGGGTCGGGAAAGAGCACTATAATATCTCTTATACAAAGGTTTTATGACCCAGTTGCCGGTCAAGTTTTCCTGGATGGAAGAGATCTAAAGCAATTCAACTTGAGATGGCTTAGAAGCCATCTCGGGTTAGTTCAGCAGGAACCAGTGATCTTCTCAACTACAATAAGAGAAAATATCATATATGCAAGGCACAATGCTAGTGAAGCTGAAATGAAAGAGGCGGCTAGGATTGCAAATGCTCATCACTTCATCAGCAGCTTACCTCATGGCTATGACACTCATGTTGGTATGAGGGGTGTAGATTTGACACCTGGACAAAAACAGCGAATTGCTATAGCTAGAGTGGTATTAAAAAATGCACCCATTTTGTTGTTAGATGAGGCAAGCTCAGCCATAGAATCAGAATCTAGTAGAGTGGTTCAGGAAGCTCTGGATACATTAATAAtgggaaataaaacaacaattctCATAGCCCACAGAGCCGCGATGATGAGACACGTAGACAATATTGTCGTACTTAATGGGGGTAGGATAGTCGAGGAAGGAACCCATGACACTTTGGCCGCCAAAAACGGATTGTATGTTAGGTTGATGCAGCCTCATTTTGCAAAGGGTTTATAG
- the LOC141622415 gene encoding uncharacterized protein LOC141622415, which yields MMRIGSIVSRNLRRQQIGGVLTKLPTTKYDDALLNFLHLRAHPFPSFFCSSNFISQVEQTTVNKYPLDQLDKLSLSDDECSSSEDECSSSDDECSSSDEEDKWFTKDWSLDEKIFQSWYFSEVKRNIVAPFIQVFSVSLHTDIDDDKPCEVYGSIYATNSRGVVSNLYTKFVANPETVPNKGILSLKGGYDIVLSYGPSTNTTIDFNVSDKSRNTVVIKEKHNLHSFNEDFEDTSNKLIKDIVYGERCFALVCYAKFLYGCRVVVYVAIYTKRDTTSTCVDVHGSIVVGYDNARRFCNNDDEVRDMKYLLFNKPFDQPERVIVGRTMKLSRSVVVLPAGSALVIDADVSDSRGRLVSGSVEFHVGGQSKKSIDDEFGTIKVIVVLDRPHSEFIPDFDSREDVGEAELDALTDNSRVGVSNKIDDQKNIQARSHPEQNLTLTHFEGTRSSDNTVEASKLFYGLTLAELFSVYVCGTNHKVSSVCGKISVEDSNLDRVKNIFGRDLDNPDILSEEKGSILIEGQYPMRCHDPFRMYLYLIDPTNNKELCWGEFDYNHITSRGDLPLNKRLCTYIKGAHGYALLHYVIFDSACQATVEIRFLPDHPSSLPIFICGSVFATYSNQSYSTMYAKKYYRSRLFYKPKTDRIQLVDDLRIPLLKSVVVVPEGAALVVELDLDILSCSNVKDIVFGKKEMKIGLSRTIRAEILGNYSGVQISAKFERC from the exons GTTGAACAAACGACCGTAAATAAGTATCCTCTTGATCAACTTGATAAGCTATCACTTTCCGATGACGAATGTTCTTCCTCGGAGGACGAATGTTCTTCCTCAGACGACGAATGTTCTTCTTCAGATGAAGAAGACAAGTGGTTTACAAAGGACTGGTCTTTAGATGAGAAAATATTTCAGTCTTGGTATTTTAGCGAGGTTAAGCGAAATATAGTTGCTCCTTTTATTCAAGTATTCTCGGTCTCACTACATACCGACATTGATGATGATAAACCATGTGAAGTTTATGGTTCTATTTATGCTACTAACTCCCGAGGTGTTGTTTCCAATCTCTATACTAAATTCGTTGCCAATCCCGAGACCGTTCCTAACAAGGGTATCTTATCCCTAAAAGGGGGATATGATATCGTTCTCTCATATGGTCCGTCCACAAACACCACCATTGATTTCAATGTCAGTGATAAGTCTCGCAACACCGTGGTGATTAAAGAGAAACATAATTTGCATTCCTTTAATGAAGATTTTGAGGATACCTCTAACAAGCTTATAAAAGATATTGTTTACGGTGAGCGTTGTTTTGCACTCGTTTGCTATGCAAAATTCTTGTATGGATGTCGTGTTGTTGTATATgttgcaatctatactaagcgtGACACAACTAGCACTTGTGTTGATGTCCACGGAAGCATTGTCGTGGGATACGACAATGCTAGGCGATTTTGCAACAATGATGACGAAGTGAGGGATATGAAGTATTTGCTTTTCAACAAGCCGTTTGACCAACCTGAACGGGTTATAGTTGGGAGGACTATGAAGCTATCTAGATCTGTAGTGGTTCTTCCTGCAGGTTCCGCTCTCGTCATTGATGCAGACGTCTCAGATTCCCGTGGCCGATTAGTTAGTGGCTCTGTTGAGTTCCATGTGGGTGGTCAAAGCAAAAAGTCAATTGATGATGAATTTGGTACTATTAAAGTGATTGTGGTCTTGGACCGTCCTCATtcggagtttataccagattttgaTAGTAGAGAAGATGTCGGAGAGGCCGAATTGGATGCACTGACAGATAATTCACGGGTCGGCGTTAGCAACAAAATTGATGATCAGAAAAATATCCAG GCTCGTTCTCATCCAGAACAGAATTTGACGTTGACTCATTTTGA GGGCACACGTTCAAGCGACAACACAGTCGAGGCTAGCAAGCTATTTTACGGGCTTACATTGGCGGAGTTGTTCTCTGTATATGTTTGTGGAACTAATCACAAGGTTTCTAGTGTTTGCGGAAAGATATCTGTTGAAGATTCTAATCTCGACCGAGTTAAGAATATCTTTGGACGGGACCTCGACAATCCAGATATTTTATCGGAGGAGAAGGGTTCTATTTTAATAGAAGGTCAGTATCCGATGCGCTGTCATGATCCATTTCGTATGTATCTCTATCTCATAGACCCGACAAACAACAAGGAATTATGCTGGGGTGAATTCGACTACAATCATATAACATCTCGAGGCGATCTTCCATTAAATAAAAGACTATGTACATATATCAAAGGAGCTCATGGCTATGCTTTGTTACATTACGTCATCTTCGACAGTGCATGCCAAGCTACCGTTGAAATCCGGTTCCTACCCGACCATCCTTCATCCCTTCCCATTTTTATTTGTGGGTCAGTCTTTGCTACTTATAGCAATCAGAGCTATTCCACAATGTATGCGAAGAAATATTACAGAAGTCGGCTTTTTTATAAACCAAAGACTGATCGTATACAATTAGTCGATGATTTGAGAATTCCGTTATTGAAGTCAGTGGTCGTGGTTCCTGAAGGTGCCGCTCTTGTTGTCGAGCTTGACTTGGATATATTGTCCTGTAGCAACGTAAAAGATATTGTGTTTGGCAAGAAAGAGATGAAGATCGGTTTGTCGAGAACAATACGTGCTGAAATACTGGGAAATTATTCCGGCGTTCAAATTTCGGCCAAGTTCGAGcgttgttga